One Micromonospora craniellae genomic region harbors:
- a CDS encoding DegT/DnrJ/EryC1/StrS family aminotransferase: MTASPPVRPPVPAFAADAFPEWPAWTTAEQNNLIAALGSGAWAGSRARQTRDFAAAFARYHDAAHGVPLSNGTTTLEAALIALGVGEGDEVIVPALTFVATASAVLRVGAVPVIVDVDPGSLCLRADLVDGAVTERTRAVIVVHLAGAAGDIDGLVALCELRSLALVEDCAHAHGSRWRGRGLGSFGAFGSFSFQQSKLMTAGEGGVLVTNDQALAQAAWGYANGGRDAIGTTYHHPSIGTNSRMTEWQGAVLAAQLDRYPQQCATRNANGLALARALTQVPGLTAQTRDERLDSQGYYAFVVHYRSDEFAGMPCETFRDLLSAHGVPVVQPYPSLTTLDVFAQRRFAPTRRSLRDGFTIATAPVAEAVPGTTVWIHHRVLLAERDTVLRLAELCADIRQDAARLTAASS; encoded by the coding sequence ATGACCGCCTCGCCGCCGGTCCGCCCACCTGTCCCCGCGTTCGCGGCGGACGCGTTTCCAGAGTGGCCGGCATGGACCACCGCCGAGCAGAATAATCTGATCGCTGCGTTGGGATCAGGCGCTTGGGCGGGCAGTCGAGCCCGCCAGACGCGGGACTTCGCCGCAGCCTTCGCCCGCTACCACGACGCCGCCCACGGCGTGCCGCTGTCCAATGGCACCACCACGCTCGAGGCGGCGTTGATCGCACTCGGCGTCGGTGAGGGCGACGAGGTTATCGTTCCGGCGCTCACGTTCGTCGCCACCGCCAGCGCCGTGCTGCGGGTGGGTGCCGTACCGGTGATCGTCGACGTCGACCCGGGCTCACTCTGCCTGCGTGCCGACCTCGTGGACGGGGCCGTGACCGAGCGCACCCGAGCCGTGATCGTGGTGCACCTCGCTGGCGCGGCCGGCGACATCGACGGGCTGGTCGCCCTCTGTGAGCTGCGCTCCCTGGCTCTGGTCGAGGACTGCGCGCACGCACACGGCAGTCGCTGGCGTGGCCGCGGCCTGGGCTCCTTCGGCGCGTTCGGCAGCTTCTCCTTCCAGCAGTCCAAGCTGATGACGGCAGGCGAGGGCGGTGTCCTGGTCACCAACGACCAGGCGCTGGCTCAGGCGGCCTGGGGTTACGCCAACGGCGGCCGGGACGCGATCGGTACGACCTACCATCATCCCTCGATCGGCACGAACAGCCGCATGACTGAGTGGCAGGGTGCCGTTCTCGCCGCCCAACTTGACCGGTACCCGCAGCAGTGCGCGACCCGTAACGCCAACGGTCTGGCCCTCGCCCGCGCCCTTACCCAAGTCCCAGGGCTGACCGCGCAGACACGCGACGAACGGCTGGACAGCCAGGGGTACTACGCGTTCGTCGTCCACTACCGCAGCGACGAGTTCGCGGGCATGCCGTGCGAGACGTTCCGCGATCTGCTCTCCGCGCATGGCGTCCCGGTGGTGCAGCCGTACCCGTCGCTGACCACGCTCGACGTGTTCGCCCAGCGGCGCTTTGCGCCGACCCGGCGCAGCCTGCGCGACGGCTTCACCATCGCCACCGCGCCCGTCGCGGAGGCGGTCCCCGGCACCACCGTCTGGATCCATCACCGGGTACTG
- a CDS encoding HIT family protein produces MIEQSVQTHPRLARDDWSGRLVYIAPARSARPVVNGDGCPFCAGGDEAPHPFVSPYAFANRWPAIAGRCEVIVHSDDHDDFGTMSPDRIHRVVDLWAERSAGIGSLPDVSCVLVFENRGAEAGATVAHPHSQLFGLPIRPVHWVSGDHERCPGCTSSDPGLTVQESAHCRVEVPQAPLAPFTVRIVTRRHVNDLAGLQPVERASLAHALATAVRALDGLVARPMPYHLWVQQELRPGATAHLAVHLVGLLRSPSRLLNLGAAETATGLRFTPIDPYHVAAQVRAVMKQAR; encoded by the coding sequence ATGATCGAGCAGTCCGTCCAGACGCATCCACGGCTGGCCCGCGACGACTGGTCCGGCCGCCTGGTCTACATCGCCCCAGCACGATCGGCACGACCGGTCGTCAACGGGGACGGTTGCCCGTTCTGTGCCGGTGGCGACGAGGCTCCGCACCCCTTCGTGTCGCCGTACGCATTCGCCAACCGGTGGCCCGCGATCGCCGGACGGTGCGAGGTGATCGTGCACAGCGACGACCACGACGACTTCGGCACCATGTCGCCGGACCGGATCCACCGGGTCGTCGACCTGTGGGCCGAACGCAGCGCGGGGATCGGCTCCCTGCCCGACGTCTCCTGCGTGCTCGTCTTCGAAAACCGCGGTGCCGAGGCGGGTGCGACGGTGGCGCATCCGCACAGCCAGCTCTTCGGCCTGCCGATCCGGCCGGTCCACTGGGTGTCCGGCGACCATGAGCGCTGCCCCGGGTGCACCTCTAGCGATCCAGGGCTGACGGTGCAGGAGTCGGCGCACTGCCGCGTCGAGGTGCCGCAGGCGCCGCTGGCACCGTTCACCGTACGAATCGTGACGCGGCGCCATGTCAACGACCTGGCCGGCCTGCAGCCGGTGGAACGCGCCAGCCTGGCGCACGCGCTCGCCACAGCGGTACGCGCGCTCGACGGTCTCGTCGCCCGGCCGATGCCGTACCACCTCTGGGTTCAACAGGAGCTCCGGCCGGGCGCGACCGCGCACCTCGCCGTCCACCTGGTCGGCCTGCTCCGTTCACCGTCTCGGCTGCTCAACCTGGGTGCCGCCGAGACGGCGACCGGCTTGCGATTCACCCCGATCGACCCATACCACGTCGCGGCGCAGGTCCGCGCCGTCATGAAGCAGGCCCGATGA
- a CDS encoding D-glycero-alpha-D-manno-heptose-1,7-bisphosphate 7-phosphatase, translating to MNPLRPVRIDHAAAGGPAAAFLDRDGVVIANRPTYVRSVADVEFLPGVGPALRRLNKAGHALLLITNQAVIGKNLITLEQALEVHQYITDHLARQGVSLTASYLCPHVGPDRCGCRKPEPGMLLRATRDLSLDPARSVMIGDACSDLEAGRRAGVDTVLLLTGRGRDEVTRLSYPATVVDDLPAAVSMLLGRRGAVR from the coding sequence ATGAACCCGTTGCGCCCAGTCCGCATCGACCACGCCGCAGCCGGCGGGCCGGCCGCGGCGTTCCTGGACCGCGACGGCGTCGTCATCGCCAACCGGCCGACGTACGTGCGGAGCGTGGCCGACGTGGAGTTCCTGCCCGGCGTGGGTCCCGCACTGCGCCGCCTCAACAAGGCCGGGCACGCCCTATTGCTGATCACCAATCAGGCGGTAATCGGCAAGAACCTCATCACCCTGGAGCAGGCTCTGGAAGTTCACCAGTACATCACCGACCACCTAGCCCGGCAAGGAGTCTCGCTCACCGCCTCCTACCTGTGCCCGCACGTCGGGCCGGACCGTTGCGGATGCCGCAAGCCGGAACCGGGGATGCTCCTGCGCGCCACCCGTGACCTGTCGCTCGACCCCGCCCGTTCCGTCATGATCGGGGACGCCTGCAGCGACCTCGAGGCGGGACGGCGCGCCGGGGTCGACACCGTGCTCCTACTGACCGGACGAGGACGTGACGAGGTGACCCGCCTCAGCTATCCGGCGACCGTCGTGGACGACCTACCCGCTGCCGTATCCATGCTGTTGGGTCGCCGGGGTGCCGTCCGGTGA
- a CDS encoding GHMP family kinase ATP-binding protein, with translation MRVSLAGGGTDLPSYAGQFGGRVLTMAIDRFVTVALQARSFNGSVTAAFEETQVTARVSDLHNAIARVALTRHGIHENLQVASFTDAPSGLGLGSSAAFGVALLAALATAEGRTTDRTQLAEEAGDLERIDLGRPVGKQDHYAAALGGVLTLEIARSGRVRPSPVVVPQPTMDYLCHRLLAFYAGQRRDAGAVLTAQAQSVSRGDHRTISRMHALAKLVAPMHAAITEGKVDDIGPLLDQQWQIKRELSPHVSTPTVDRLYRLAREHGADGGRLLGAGGGGCLLLSVQAGEQAPLRAVLTAAGAHEIPFVPFTAGADATALPLTTREHRRA, from the coding sequence ATGCGGGTCTCGCTCGCTGGTGGCGGAACCGACCTGCCCAGCTACGCCGGACAGTTCGGAGGCCGCGTCCTCACCATGGCGATCGACCGCTTCGTTACCGTCGCGCTGCAAGCCCGCAGCTTCAACGGGTCGGTCACCGCCGCGTTCGAGGAGACGCAGGTGACAGCCCGTGTCTCGGACCTGCACAACGCGATCGCGCGCGTCGCGCTCACCCGACACGGCATCCACGAGAACCTGCAGGTCGCGTCGTTCACCGACGCGCCGAGCGGCCTCGGACTCGGCAGTTCGGCCGCGTTCGGTGTCGCCTTGCTCGCCGCACTCGCCACAGCCGAGGGCCGGACGACGGACCGGACACAACTGGCCGAGGAGGCCGGCGACCTCGAACGCATCGATCTGGGTCGCCCGGTCGGCAAGCAGGACCACTACGCTGCGGCGTTGGGCGGCGTGCTGACGCTCGAGATCGCGCGATCCGGAAGAGTACGGCCGTCGCCAGTGGTGGTGCCGCAGCCGACGATGGACTACCTGTGCCACCGCCTGCTTGCCTTCTACGCCGGCCAGCGGCGTGATGCCGGAGCGGTGCTGACGGCGCAGGCCCAGAGCGTCTCCCGCGGCGACCACCGCACGATCAGCCGGATGCACGCGCTCGCCAAGCTCGTCGCCCCGATGCACGCCGCCATCACCGAGGGCAAAGTAGACGACATCGGACCACTGCTCGACCAGCAGTGGCAGATCAAACGTGAGCTCAGTCCACACGTGAGCACCCCAACCGTGGACCGGCTCTACCGACTCGCGCGTGAGCACGGCGCCGACGGTGGCCGGCTGCTCGGTGCGGGCGGTGGCGGCTGCCTGCTGCTCAGTGTGCAGGCCGGCGAACAGGCGCCGCTGCGTGCTGTCCTGACGGCGGCCGGCGCTCACGAGATTCCGTTCGTTCCGTTCACCGCCGGGGCTGACGCGACAGCCTTACCACTGACCACGAGGGAGCACCGCCGTGCTTGA
- a CDS encoding histidine phosphatase family protein — protein MLDKILFARHGETADNAINRLSTSPPGPPLNDNGVAQGRELAEMLASIDIVAVHTTPLVRAQQTAQMVAAERPGVPIVVDADLREFSVGEIEGRDYNEVFDQIDRTWHAWTVEGRLDAATAPGGETALQVLQRSIPAVQRMAQAYDGGTGLVVAHSGILQLLIPAICENLPYGYGYENWLRNCQIVAVAVHPNRYTCVDWAGVQPPDGPVAKDPLAVTAQ, from the coding sequence GTGCTTGACAAGATTCTCTTCGCCAGGCATGGGGAAACCGCGGACAACGCGATCAACCGGCTGTCCACCTCGCCACCGGGCCCACCGCTGAACGACAACGGTGTCGCCCAGGGCCGCGAGCTGGCGGAGATGCTGGCCAGCATCGACATCGTGGCCGTGCACACGACGCCGCTGGTACGCGCGCAGCAGACCGCCCAGATGGTGGCCGCTGAGCGGCCCGGCGTACCGATCGTGGTAGACGCCGACCTACGGGAGTTCTCGGTCGGTGAGATCGAGGGACGCGACTACAACGAGGTGTTCGACCAGATCGACCGGACCTGGCATGCGTGGACCGTCGAGGGCCGGCTGGACGCCGCCACCGCCCCAGGCGGGGAGACCGCCCTGCAGGTGCTGCAGCGGTCCATCCCCGCCGTGCAACGGATGGCCCAGGCATACGACGGCGGAACGGGCCTCGTGGTGGCACACAGCGGCATCCTCCAACTGCTCATCCCGGCCATCTGCGAGAACCTGCCGTACGGCTACGGATACGAGAACTGGTTGCGCAACTGCCAGATCGTCGCCGTCGCCGTGCACCCAAACCGCTACACCTGTGTGGACTGGGCGGGCGTACAGCCCCCCGACGGTCCGGTCGCCAAGGATCCCCTCGCCGTCACGGCGCAGTAG
- a CDS encoding class I SAM-dependent methyltransferase, which yields MIDGQYKDPRTLPHESEQERAARTGLTELMLGSPIPPDYLLDSLSLYMRRHQLVDLLSMDALYRMSMRVPGVVMEFGVFHGRHLATFTALRSIYEPYNSTRRIIGFDTFTGFPDLADLDRVSPSASLGRFATPAGYAGHLRDVLATHESLDPLAHIQRTMVIEGDVRETLPAYLSENPQTIVSLAYFDLDIYEPTRKALDAIEPYLTDGSILAFDEIAHPKWPGETRALRESIGVKGLELRMLDVQGREAPIAYARWTR from the coding sequence ATGATCGACGGTCAGTACAAGGATCCCCGCACCCTTCCCCACGAGTCCGAACAGGAGCGGGCCGCCCGAACCGGCCTCACCGAGCTGATGCTCGGATCGCCCATCCCCCCCGACTACCTTCTCGACAGCCTCAGCCTGTACATGCGCCGCCATCAGCTGGTCGACCTGCTGTCGATGGACGCGCTCTATCGGATGAGCATGAGGGTGCCCGGCGTCGTCATGGAGTTCGGCGTGTTCCACGGCCGTCATCTCGCCACCTTCACCGCCTTGCGCAGCATCTACGAACCATACAATTCGACTCGCCGGATCATCGGGTTCGACACCTTCACCGGGTTTCCGGACCTCGCCGACCTCGACCGGGTCAGCCCAAGCGCCAGCCTCGGACGGTTCGCGACCCCGGCTGGCTACGCCGGCCACCTGCGCGACGTCCTGGCCACGCACGAGTCCCTGGACCCGCTCGCGCACATCCAGCGGACCATGGTCATCGAAGGCGACGTGCGGGAGACCCTGCCTGCGTACCTGAGCGAGAACCCGCAGACGATCGTCTCGCTCGCCTACTTCGACCTCGACATCTACGAGCCGACCCGCAAGGCATTGGACGCGATCGAGCCCTACCTCACGGACGGCAGCATCCTGGCATTTGACGAGATCGCCCACCCGAAGTGGCCCGGCGAGACGCGAGCTCTCCGGGAAAGCATCGGCGTCAAGGGCCTGGAGCTGCGCATGCTCGACGTCCAGGGACGCGAAGCGCCCATCGCTTACGCGCGATGGACGCGATGA
- a CDS encoding aminoglycoside phosphotransferase family protein yields the protein MSTSRRWPVGGQIMLRHSIGERTWALVPVTVLRDTAEATLLRISAGSLYLAPHDDHGRLLRLGTDRWTLAPRAWTTHDIHYLLPRDRWFALGLLLHAGTAEAVSWYLNFQNPPVHRPWGIDTLDLELDMVAPAGRHGQLRWSLKDAARFRYLAGSGFFSKEQMRHTVAAVRELRGSGTLRDERADMLRSAGRHGPPADMATAAAFCGALPPDLALRDLPAPASPHLKVRSATADPVLLRGEQRMTEQQEFRGGVNVVRRHGDVVHRPASPAAPAIHRLLRHLHDHGFHGAPQPRGFDSEGNEILTFLDGEVPDVLTPELRTPEFLATAAALLRGLHDASVTFRPRPDDPWIFPVRQPAEVMCHGDVAQYNSVVKDGLAVGFIDFDAAHPGPRIWDVAYAVYRFAPLQGPDNPESFGTPQEQGRRAAEFCRAYGPEVGAEVVDVVPDRLQALIDFMRDQAGQGNEAFQQHIAQGHTDLYEADIRYVRAHRDMLRAAFTEG from the coding sequence ATGAGTACGAGCCGCCGATGGCCGGTCGGCGGTCAGATCATGCTGCGTCACTCGATCGGTGAACGTACCTGGGCGCTGGTCCCGGTCACCGTGCTACGCGACACGGCCGAGGCGACACTGCTGAGGATCAGTGCGGGATCCCTCTACCTGGCACCGCACGACGACCACGGCCGCTTGCTTCGGCTCGGGACCGACCGATGGACGCTCGCGCCCCGGGCCTGGACCACCCATGACATCCACTATCTGCTCCCCCGTGACCGGTGGTTCGCCCTCGGCCTGCTGCTCCACGCCGGCACGGCGGAGGCGGTGAGCTGGTATCTGAACTTCCAGAACCCGCCCGTCCACCGCCCCTGGGGCATCGACACCCTCGACCTCGAGCTCGACATGGTCGCCCCGGCCGGTCGCCACGGCCAGCTCCGTTGGAGCTTGAAGGACGCCGCCCGATTCAGGTACCTGGCCGGCAGCGGGTTCTTCAGCAAGGAGCAGATGCGGCACACTGTCGCCGCAGTACGCGAACTGCGCGGGTCGGGCACGCTACGGGACGAACGCGCCGACATGTTGCGGTCCGCGGGCCGGCACGGCCCGCCGGCCGACATGGCCACGGCCGCCGCGTTCTGCGGCGCGCTGCCACCCGATCTCGCCCTGCGGGATCTCCCGGCACCCGCTTCACCCCACCTCAAAGTACGGTCGGCGACAGCCGACCCCGTCCTGTTGAGAGGCGAGCAACGCATGACTGAACAGCAGGAATTTCGTGGCGGAGTGAACGTCGTGCGCCGCCACGGCGACGTCGTCCACCGGCCAGCGTCACCGGCAGCGCCGGCGATCCACCGGCTCCTGCGGCACCTTCACGACCACGGGTTCCACGGCGCGCCGCAGCCACGTGGCTTCGACAGCGAGGGCAACGAGATACTCACGTTCCTCGACGGCGAGGTACCCGACGTGCTCACGCCTGAGCTGCGTACGCCCGAGTTCCTCGCCACCGCGGCTGCACTGCTGCGCGGCCTTCACGACGCGAGCGTCACGTTCCGGCCGCGCCCCGACGACCCCTGGATCTTCCCGGTCCGACAGCCGGCCGAGGTCATGTGCCACGGTGACGTCGCCCAGTACAACAGTGTCGTCAAGGACGGCCTGGCAGTCGGTTTCATCGACTTCGACGCGGCCCACCCCGGACCGCGCATCTGGGACGTCGCCTACGCCGTCTACCGGTTCGCGCCATTGCAGGGGCCGGACAACCCGGAGAGCTTCGGCACACCGCAGGAGCAGGGACGCCGGGCCGCCGAGTTCTGCCGCGCATACGGGCCGGAAGTGGGCGCCGAGGTCGTCGACGTCGTCCCGGACCGGCTGCAGGCGCTCATCGACTTCATGCGCGACCAGGCCGGCCAGGGCAACGAGGCGTTCCAGCAGCACATCGCGCAGGGGCACACCGATCTGTACGAGGCGGACATCCGCTACGTACGGGCGCACCGCGACATGCTGCGCGCCGCCTTCACGGAGGGCTAG
- a CDS encoding glycosyltransferase family 4 protein, whose protein sequence is MPHALLLAPWFPPCPGGAERYAYRLYEQAVRNGWTITVATDGHTRSLREAVPALEEGVYRLTRYKEQLSDNRRVTWRSMQFSVLDELHGLLDGLRPIDLVHANSIETAVLGRIVADHHDVPLVVTIHEHAPQTETFGRGRLRLAFHRLAPDAVIAPSSFYYERARAQGVPLDRVHLIPHGVEVPPVVPARPSTGHGPAWGLPEDTWVAVSVGRIYRPKGTLELIRAAAIARRRAPQLRVVIVGPDGPSEYARAAREEARRLNLGEVVRFAGPRRPEEMPAVLWQADAIVAPSLAEGFGLAVAEGMGLGKPVVATAVGGLADLVADGVNGEVVTPGDPESLADALTRLATDPERCARLGAAARRSVLRRHHVATMVAETTALYASLVMTARQSPATVSTLSHNGP, encoded by the coding sequence GTGCCCCACGCGTTGCTGCTGGCCCCATGGTTCCCGCCCTGCCCCGGCGGCGCGGAACGATACGCCTACCGTCTGTACGAGCAGGCGGTACGGAACGGCTGGACGATCACCGTCGCCACCGACGGCCACACCCGGTCGCTACGCGAGGCGGTGCCCGCGCTTGAGGAGGGGGTGTATCGGCTCACCCGCTACAAGGAGCAGCTTTCCGACAACCGGCGGGTGACCTGGCGGTCCATGCAGTTCTCGGTCCTCGACGAGCTGCATGGTCTGCTAGACGGTCTCAGGCCGATCGACCTCGTGCACGCGAACAGCATCGAGACCGCCGTCCTTGGCCGGATCGTCGCCGACCATCACGACGTCCCGCTCGTCGTCACGATCCACGAGCATGCACCGCAGACCGAGACGTTCGGGCGCGGCCGGCTCCGGCTCGCCTTCCACCGGCTGGCGCCGGATGCGGTCATCGCACCCAGTTCGTTCTACTACGAGCGGGCACGCGCCCAGGGTGTGCCGCTTGACCGGGTCCACCTCATCCCACACGGTGTCGAGGTGCCACCAGTCGTGCCCGCCCGTCCATCGACCGGACATGGGCCGGCATGGGGACTGCCCGAGGACACCTGGGTCGCCGTGAGTGTCGGGCGAATCTACCGTCCCAAGGGAACACTGGAGCTGATCCGGGCAGCGGCGATCGCACGACGGCGGGCGCCGCAGCTACGCGTGGTGATCGTCGGCCCGGACGGCCCCTCCGAGTACGCGCGCGCCGCCCGCGAGGAGGCACGACGCCTGAATCTCGGCGAGGTGGTCCGGTTCGCCGGCCCACGGCGGCCGGAGGAGATGCCGGCGGTGCTATGGCAGGCCGATGCGATCGTCGCCCCCAGCCTGGCGGAGGGGTTCGGTCTGGCGGTGGCCGAAGGCATGGGCCTCGGCAAACCGGTTGTAGCCACGGCCGTCGGCGGGCTTGCCGACCTCGTCGCCGACGGCGTCAACGGCGAGGTCGTCACGCCGGGCGACCCGGAGTCACTCGCCGATGCGCTGACCCGGCTGGCCACGGACCCGGAACGCTGCGCCCGACTCGGTGCCGCGGCCCGGCGTTCAGTTCTCCGACGCCACCACGTGGCCACCATGGTCGCCGAAACCACGGCGCTTTACGCCAGCTTGGTCATGACCGCCCGACAGTCTCCGGCCACGGTGTCGACGCTATCCCACAACGGGCCTTGA
- a CDS encoding FkbM family methyltransferase, with amino-acid sequence MPVSRFVLTSGLHLYAQSRSEAQFQYDEIFGHDCYKVAGLRPNAVVVDVGANIGLYTLFVKQHNPDAHIYAFEPIPESAEAFEKNILLHGLRDVRLTRCGIGAQPEPRAPFTYYPNTPGNSTRYPEQKQLQIDLLTHRHPRLDYRSEYRAEIVSAPIEPLSAVLPSSPVIDLLKVDAEGAELDILIGVKDRDWQRIKRVVLEVQDVDGHLAKIASLLTDRGYVAEVRPSPMIEPELRTFLVTASR; translated from the coding sequence ATGCCGGTATCGCGCTTCGTTCTCACCAGTGGTCTGCATCTATACGCTCAAAGCAGAAGCGAAGCCCAGTTCCAGTATGACGAGATTTTCGGTCACGACTGCTACAAGGTAGCCGGTTTGCGTCCGAACGCTGTCGTGGTGGATGTTGGCGCCAACATCGGCCTATACACGCTCTTTGTCAAACAGCACAACCCAGACGCCCACATTTATGCCTTCGAGCCGATCCCTGAGTCTGCCGAGGCGTTTGAGAAGAACATACTCCTACACGGACTGAGGGACGTCCGATTGACAAGGTGCGGCATCGGCGCCCAACCTGAACCCCGTGCCCCATTTACGTACTATCCGAACACCCCCGGCAATTCGACCCGATATCCCGAGCAAAAGCAGCTTCAGATTGACCTACTGACACATCGCCACCCGAGACTCGATTATCGGTCCGAGTATCGCGCAGAAATCGTATCTGCGCCGATTGAGCCACTATCCGCCGTCCTACCCAGTTCACCTGTAATTGACCTGCTCAAGGTCGACGCCGAAGGGGCCGAACTCGACATCCTCATCGGCGTCAAAGACCGAGACTGGCAACGAATCAAACGAGTCGTTCTCGAAGTTCAAGACGTCGATGGGCACCTTGCTAAGATCGCATCACTGCTCACCGATCGAGGCTATGTGGCCGAAGTCAGACCGAGCCCGATGATCGAACCCGAACTCCGGACCTTCTTGGTCACCGCGTCAAGGTAG
- a CDS encoding transposase, translating into MSKVFCGIDWAERHHEITLVDEHGELVAKRRIHETVDGWQQLRFSSVENNCLSWCSTGSAFARDVVGATLP; encoded by the coding sequence TTGAGCAAGGTGTTCTGCGGAATCGACTGGGCCGAACGGCATCACGAGATCACGCTGGTCGACGAGCATGGCGAGTTGGTGGCCAAGAGGCGCATCCATGAGACGGTCGACGGTTGGCAACAACTCAGGTTTAGCTCTGTTGAAAATAACTGCTTGAGCTGGTGTTCGACCGGTTCAGCATTTGCCCGCGACGTTGTGGGCGCGACGCTACCTTGA
- a CDS encoding IS4 family transposase, whose protein sequence is MTSSGVESLRPQGRLTDHIGLGVVSARFNRDLLEEVLNRSGRREKRVRRLPAHVMIRYVIAMGLFCAESSDEVMRRLVGNLRRLGSWDDDWQVPTASAITQARQRLGAEPVKMLFDRACVPLAGPGTKGAWLARRRLMAIDATTLDVADTPANVERFDRMGSGPKASAYPKLHIAALAECGSHAIVGAVLGSCRTGERTLIKDLAGRVGPGMLVLADAGLYSFDLFNSFAATGADLAWRVGASVSIGHLRWLADGSYQALIFKAGLSAQRRARLVEQARTGQEIPADLARLVRVVEYTVPDRNPDGELIVVVTTLTDHHEVPAMELAGAYQQRWEEESTLNEIKTDLRGRGEVLRSKVPDLVEQQMWGLLLAHYAIRALLLEAADPAGYDPDRMSFVKGLRVVRRQVTDQAAITP, encoded by the coding sequence GTGACGTCGTCTGGGGTGGAGTCGCTGCGGCCGCAGGGCCGGTTGACCGATCACATCGGGCTCGGGGTGGTGTCGGCCCGGTTCAACCGGGATCTGCTGGAAGAGGTACTCAACCGCAGCGGGCGGCGTGAGAAGCGGGTCCGGCGGCTGCCGGCGCACGTGATGATCCGTTACGTGATCGCGATGGGGTTGTTCTGCGCCGAGTCTTCTGACGAGGTGATGCGCCGGCTGGTGGGTAACCTGCGCAGACTTGGTTCCTGGGACGATGACTGGCAGGTCCCGACGGCGTCGGCGATCACCCAGGCACGTCAGCGGCTGGGCGCCGAGCCGGTGAAGATGTTGTTCGACAGGGCGTGCGTGCCCTTGGCTGGACCGGGCACCAAGGGCGCCTGGCTGGCCCGGCGCCGGCTGATGGCGATCGACGCGACCACCCTCGACGTGGCCGACACCCCGGCCAACGTGGAACGCTTCGACCGGATGGGGTCGGGGCCGAAGGCGTCGGCGTACCCGAAGCTGCACATCGCGGCGTTGGCCGAGTGCGGCAGCCACGCGATCGTCGGGGCGGTACTCGGGTCGTGCCGCACCGGGGAACGTACCCTGATCAAGGATCTGGCCGGGCGGGTCGGGCCGGGCATGCTGGTCCTGGCCGACGCGGGCCTGTACTCCTTCGACCTGTTCAACTCCTTCGCCGCCACCGGCGCGGACCTTGCCTGGCGAGTCGGCGCGAGCGTGTCCATCGGGCATCTGCGGTGGCTCGCGGACGGCTCCTACCAGGCACTGATCTTCAAGGCGGGGTTGTCCGCGCAACGCCGGGCCAGGCTGGTCGAGCAGGCCCGGACCGGCCAGGAGATCCCGGCCGATCTCGCCCGCCTCGTCAGGGTGGTCGAGTACACCGTCCCGGACCGCAACCCCGACGGCGAACTCATCGTGGTGGTCACCACCCTCACCGACCACCACGAGGTCCCCGCGATGGAACTGGCGGGTGCCTACCAGCAGCGCTGGGAAGAAGAGTCCACTCTGAACGAGATCAAGACGGACCTGCGCGGCCGCGGCGAAGTCCTCCGATCGAAGGTCCCTGACCTGGTCGAACAGCAGATGTGGGGACTACTGCTGGCCCACTACGCCATCCGCGCACTGCTGCTGGAAGCCGCCGACCCGGCCGGCTACGACCCCGACCGCATGTCGTTCGTCAAAGGCCTACGCGTCGTACGCCGCCAGGTCACCGACCAGGCGGCCATTACCCCCTGA